From the Mycoplasmatota bacterium genome, the window TTTCTAACTGGTACTACGTTTTGCACAATATCAAAATTGATTATTTTTTTCATTAGTTCAGCTTCACTTAATCTCAAAAAAGAAGCTATTCTTTCTTTAGTTGTTGGTGTGATGTCATTATATTTGTTATCTCTTTTTATTATACTATCAAGTGTTGATCTACTTATACCAGAAGCTTTATAAAACTCTGGGAATGTCATGTTATTATCTTTTATTAATTTCATTAACCAATGATTTGGATTTCTTTCCATCTTCCTCTCTCCTGTCTTTCATTTTTAATATGGATCATCCTACAATAATTACTTTACTCTTTTCATATTGTTTAACAATCCAGGTAGGCGATTACCTATTTAAATCTAATTAAGTTCAATTATCTCTTTTTCTTCCCTCTTTTTCAACCTCTCATTTATTTCATTTTTTTCTCAATATTATCACCTTTTATGTATTTAATGAATCTAACTTTGTATTTATAAGATAACATTTTTAAGTTAATCTGTTTGTTAATCACATCGATTATTTCATTATAATTGTTTTTGCTAATCTTAATTAAAAAGGTATATTCATTTAATTCTAAATTGTTTGGAAAAATCATTGTAATATTACATCCATACTTTCTAGGCTCTAAATGTGTTAATTCATCTATGTTAATGATTTTAACAATTTCGGTTTTAGCTAAAAGAGGTTCCCAATGATCGTATAATATCTTTCTATATCTCCAATCGATATTACTTATTTGATCTAATTCATCACGCTCTTTTATATATAATCTTTGTTCTAAAAATGCTATAAAATTATCTTTAAATGCTATAAAATTATCTTTGTGCTTATCGATTTCTGTTATATTTTTTTTGTACGAAATTTCATTATTCTTAATTTCGGTTTCTAGTTTATCTATTGCTTTTTGAAATTATGGATTTTTTAAATTATTCATTAAATTATTCCCCTATCTTTTGATTCCTTTTCTAGCTCCTTTAAAAACTTTTTAGGCAATATTTCATCAAACCAACCGTATTTAACTTTATCAATTTCATATCCAGCTCTTCTAAATGCTTCTAAAGAACGTTCTGATACAGTTATAACACAGGGAATATATTTGTAATTATATTTGGTTTTAATCTCCCCTTTTGTATTTAGATACTTATGTGATGAAGTAGCTTGTTTTATATAACCTACTGTACCTTTTCCAAATTGATCTATTACTCTTAACATCCGTTCTTTTTCTTCAAGTGTTATTACTAACATATGATATCACCGGTTTTATCTAGTATAGACTTATTATTTAAGTATTTTATGAAATCTTCAGAATAACCATCCTGGACAAAACAAAAGTAGAAACTAAATACATCATCATTAGGATTGATTCCTTGTGATTCAAAATATTCTTCTAGTTCTCTAGTTATATTTGAAGCTTGTTTATAAATATTTGCTAATTTAATAATTTTAGTTTTTATTTCTTTAGGTATATCCATTATAATTCACTCCCCCTTGTCTTATAATAGTTCTCCCCCACGCACGATACGATACTCATCATCGTATAAATAATTGTATGTTTTTCCACATTCCAAACAACATAAATATTCAGGATCATCAGTAGAGTTATAGTGTGTGCCTAAAATATTCTTCGATATTTTTCCATCTTTTGTTACTCTTCTTCTAGTTTGTTTGAATTGGTTATTAATATAAACTAATTCTTCACCACAGTCACAGACTGGTTTTTGATATTTACCAGGCACTATCCCTACCCCCCTTTTTTCATCATTTGTTTATTGAAAGCTTGTTATCCTTGATTATTTTTATTGTATCAATAGTACTTATGATTAACCAATATTTCCATATTCGATTTAAATCATTAAATCTATCAGTGTATATTTTTTTGATTTTATTAATTAATTCGGATAACTCAATTGGAGAATAATTATTTATTAATTCTATTAACTCTAACTTATTCCAATTCTTCTGAAAATTACTACTTTTTTTAATAATATAGTTTCCTAACTCTTCTACATTCATTTTGACATCGATTAATTTTTTGGTTTCTCTATTAATGATTTTATATGCTGTATAGATACATTTTTCTCTACAATCCCATGTATCGTATATTACACCATTTATACATACAGACAAATGTCCGGCCATACTTAGGATATAAGAGCCTTCTTTATATTTTTTTGTAAATGTATGTCCATTCATTCTAGGATATCCTTTTTTAGCTGGAAAGGAAATTTTAAAAGCTTGTTTATCTTCTAAATAAGTTTTCCAAACCTTTTTATTATTATAGCAATTTACACCAAGTTTTCTTTTAAGTGTATTTAATTCTCTACTAACTTCCATATAGTCTTTATTAAAACCTTTTGAGATTGCCCTTTTTACACAATCCCTAACTTTTAATCCTTTTGGGTGTGCATTATAAAATTGGTACATTGAATGTCCCCCCTTCATGTTTTTAAATAACTTTGTATTCATCAACTGAAATAAAAAGTATTTTTTTGTTCTTATAGAATGTTTGAACTTTATTTTTAGCTTCTTCTGAAGAAGAAGCTTTGGTACCGATTTTTTGTTCTTTACAATCTACGAGACATTCTACCAGCTGAAACTCCCAAGCCTAAAGGCAAGGGGTTCTTAGGTACTGAAGAACATCTTACATACCTCGAAAGATATGTACCTAATTCTAATTCCCTAAGACTTTCACTATCAAAAGTTGCTACCAACTCATTAACGATAGTATATGGCTCATTTCAAAACCTTTTATTTACTATATTTTTTTCAAATAGCTTAGAGGAATTTCAACTGCGAATTCCTCTTTTATCACGCTTTGCAAATCTTTAAGTGTTAATTCTCCATGTCCTATTTCTTTAAAAAAAGTTCTCAACCAGTCGATAACAAATTTTTTAATTTTTTTGTGCTTTCTCCAGAAATACCTTATTTCATTATGTCTATCTCTACCACCATTATATTTATAATTATAAGAAACATATGCTTTTTGTTTAGTTTTGTATCCGTATCCTTGACAATCATCAATTATTTCTCCTGTTTCTTTATTAACTATTACATAACGATTGTTTTTATAGGGCTTTACTTCAATATCCATATTTTACACTCCCATACTACTAATATTTTTATGATTACTCAATCTACTAATTTCAATATCATGTAGTCTAACAAAATTCTTAAAATCTTTATTACATAATTCATTATTTATTGTTTCTAGGTCATCATTTACATGTTTTATCAAATAACTTGAATATATATCTCTCTGAATCTTTATTTTTGTTCCTTCAAAATAATTCCATCTTTGACTAAGTTTCTTCTTATTATATTCCTCATTAAGATGGTTATATTGACTTGCTTTTACTTTATATGTATTAACTTCTATATATTGACCACCTACAGCCATCAACTTATTCTCTAGTATCCTTAAGAATGTTCCAGGAGCTTTATTAGCTAAACTTTTCCCAAATCTCTTCTTCCTGGTTATTTTACCAGTCTTTTCACTTATTTTTGTTTCTTTAGCTCTTCTCTGAAGCCCCTTAAAGTTCATTTTTTCTACTTTTACAATGTTACCTTGACTTAATATTTTATTAGCCAATTTTTCATGGTCTTGCTTTCTTATTTCAGCTTGTTTTCTATACAAGTCTTTTAATTTATATTTAGCCTTCTTGTATCGGTTAGAGCGTACCCAGGTTAACTTTATCCTTTTTTTAATAGTTCCATCCTCATTGAAATTATTAGGATTATTCGCTCTTTTACTTCTATCCAGGTATCTTAACAATATTCTTTTTTTATTCTCTATGTTTTGTACAGTCGGAGCTAGTTCTAACAATTTTATTTCTTGATCACTCGTATACGCTATTGTTTGAGTACCTATATCTATCCCAACAGTTCCATTATCAGCACATTTTCTTTTTGTAGGAACACTGCCTTCTAAAACTAATTGTAGTGTATACTTATACTTACCTTTGATAAACGTTCTCTTAAGTCGGCAATATTTTATTTTAGATTTTAAACACTCTTTTTCATAATCATTTAAGTTTGATTGAACTTTTATTTCTAACTTATTCCATACAAGCACATGTTCATCTATCTTATATCTGATTCCAGAACAATTTGATTTACCTTCTATAGAATCTAAACCATCTTCAAATTTTTTAAAATAGACTTTCTTTCCGTTACCATGCAAAACTTTTTCTATTGATCTCCATACTCTCGTAGCTATCTGTTGTGCTACATGTGAGTCTATATTCCTTTTAT encodes:
- a CDS encoding transposase, whose product is MNYILNLKLETEKYQEDILAKRFEISRKIYNDILGKALKKYKELIKTNAWRKNQNIISGLYKIEKEPKKLKKTLKECIELRKELLKNYNLSEYSLHAVVKPIQHYYKRNIDSHVAQQIATRVWRSIEKVLHGNGKKVYFKKFEDGLDSIEGKSNCSGIRYKIDEHVLVWNKLEIKVQSNLNDYEKECLKSKIKYCRLKRTFIKGKYKYTLQLVLEGSVPTKRKCADNGTVGIDIGTQTIAYTSDQEIKLLELAPTVQNIENKKRILLRYLDRSKRANNPNNFNEDGTIKKRIKLTWVRSNRYKKAKYKLKDLYRKQAEIRKQDHEKLANKILSQGNIVKVEKMNFKGLQRRAKETKISEKTGKITRKKRFGKSLANKAPGTFLRILENKLMAVGGQYIEVNTYKVKASQYNHLNEEYNKKKLSQRWNYFEGTKIKIQRDIYSSYLIKHVNDDLETINNELCNKDFKNFVRLHDIEISRLSNHKNISSMGV